One window from the genome of Rufibacter tibetensis encodes:
- a CDS encoding RagB/SusD family nutrient uptake outer membrane protein — MKINKFIVGLGLSVALLFPACDNVLDVEPEFQRGGNFTSLADYEFSLTGTYARFRQVGYYGNGGQTTGTWSVLPDLMGEDLVQTAEDLANWQNQINFEYATDDADIATAWLAAYSVITQANITLRGIDAFASGDQAGVNRIKGQALAIRAMVHFDLLRYWGENFDRNSTGLGVPYMTEVNAESLPKRLTVKETYDNIFRDMMEAETLLNGITINDATRSRIDQLAVRALLARINLYAKDYVAAENYATLVISQRPLASRTNFADIWKDASTSEVIWSVTFSAGEGTPSGSLYNGPGNRNRAKPSETLIRTYDQMNDVRFTSYFASRALGTANRRILSKFLSRGTTEDNLVNWKVLRTGEMYLIRAEARAMQGGAKAALALADLNALRNARINNYVPVVLTGQALLDAIALERRKELIGEGHRFFDLKRTTRNLVRTDVELASTNRTVVPSDREWVWPIPQGEIDANINIRGQQSPGY, encoded by the coding sequence ATGAAAATAAATAAATTCATTGTAGGCCTCGGCTTAAGTGTGGCTTTATTATTTCCTGCATGTGATAACGTGTTGGATGTAGAGCCTGAATTTCAACGGGGAGGTAACTTTACCTCTCTTGCAGATTACGAGTTTTCTTTAACAGGTACCTATGCTCGCTTCCGGCAAGTAGGATATTATGGCAACGGTGGACAAACGACCGGAACCTGGTCTGTTTTACCAGATTTGATGGGCGAAGACCTGGTGCAGACTGCTGAAGATCTAGCTAACTGGCAAAATCAGATCAACTTTGAATATGCAACAGATGACGCAGATATAGCTACTGCCTGGTTAGCTGCTTATTCAGTGATTACGCAGGCAAATATTACCTTGCGTGGTATAGATGCATTTGCTTCGGGAGATCAAGCGGGTGTAAACCGGATCAAAGGACAGGCGTTGGCTATTAGAGCCATGGTTCATTTTGACTTGCTACGCTATTGGGGTGAGAACTTCGACAGAAACTCCACTGGATTAGGAGTTCCTTATATGACTGAAGTGAATGCGGAAAGTCTTCCCAAACGCTTAACAGTTAAGGAAACCTACGACAATATCTTCAGGGACATGATGGAAGCTGAAACTTTGTTGAATGGTATCACTATAAACGATGCTACGAGATCAAGAATTGACCAGTTAGCTGTAAGAGCGTTGTTGGCTCGCATCAACCTGTATGCAAAAGATTACGTTGCGGCAGAAAACTATGCCACTCTGGTTATCAGTCAAAGACCTTTAGCTAGCAGAACAAATTTCGCTGATATTTGGAAAGATGCTTCAACTTCAGAGGTTATTTGGTCTGTCACTTTCAGTGCAGGAGAAGGCACACCTTCAGGTAGTCTTTACAACGGACCGGGTAACCGTAACCGTGCCAAACCCTCAGAAACTTTGATCAGGACGTATGATCAGATGAATGATGTAAGGTTTACTTCTTATTTTGCTTCTAGGGCTTTAGGTACTGCAAACCGGCGTATTCTAAGTAAGTTCTTAAGCCGCGGAACTACTGAAGACAATCTTGTAAACTGGAAAGTGTTAAGAACCGGCGAAATGTACTTGATCAGGGCAGAAGCAAGAGCAATGCAAGGCGGAGCCAAAGCAGCGTTAGCCTTAGCCGACCTTAATGCCTTGCGCAATGCCAGAATAAACAATTATGTACCAGTTGTGCTTACTGGTCAAGCTTTACTTGATGCTATTGCATTAGAACGCCGCAAAGAACTGATTGGAGAAGGACATAGATTCTTTGACCTGAAAAGAACTACCCGTAACCTGGTAAGAACAGATGTTGAGTTAGCAAGCACCAACAGAACTGTAGTTCCGTCTGACCGTGAATGGGTTTGGCCTATTCCGCAGGGCGAGATTGACGCGAACATCAATATCAGAGGGCAGCAATCTCCGGGTTACTAA
- a CDS encoding SusC/RagA family TonB-linked outer membrane protein → MKRLLLLLLILLNVLSYSAMAQNRTISGRVVSTEDGTALPGVSVVVKGTTIGASTDVEGRYSISVTGSPTLVFTFIGFTPREEAVGNRSTIDVRLATDAKAIEEIVVTGYTTQNRREVTGSVATVKAEEVALVPLASFDQALQGKSPGILVQANSGQPGAAANILIRGRGSILGSNDPLFVLDGIEISAGDFSTLNPADFESFSILKDASATSIYGSRGANGVVVITSKKGLAGKARFEYNVQYGFSKAPESGLELMNSNQKLDYEISRGNPYDWTDEDLARLRQINTDWGDVFFQTGRTANHTLSASGGSDKTTYFISGSVFDQTGTVRNTGLQRYTGRANVESVAGPLTFGLNSTFGYSELMNTNESDTGIGTPLNAINWTNPYETPYDENGEYTVITSGQPNALQELLENSNKRQQLKGVGNVYLAYAVPFLQGLTLRTSWGGDFRAEESAIFTNPTTYTGSFATGGSGSYGRGYERGFRYTGTTSATYSTQFATDHSLTVGLFNEVVRNIGRTFEFTGYGLGGPFQNEAGITPGNASNGFIPSVGGNGGENALLSYFTTVAYGFKDRYFVNVGLRRDGSSRFGENRKYANFGSVGLSWMVSDEPFMEGLSNVISDLKFKISYGTAGNQAGITDFQSRELYGRGIYSGGFGLTQQQLANPELQWEKKATFNTGIELSTLGGRLRSTAEFYNSITSELFLNRQLSRTTGFTSLTSNIGKLQNRGVELSLQGDVISSKNVNWSVNVSLTYNQNTVKELVEKEGEDDIVTGILINREGESMNSLFLVPFVGVNPANGNAQYRKLNGELTETYSAADRVIVGSAEVPFFGGFGSSLNIKGVELSAFFSFQRGNEVFNNDLVNVTNPAYFYDNMSVELLKEWKKAGDITDVPRAGNRFQSSTTRFVEDGNFLRLRNLNLSYTLPGSLTNTLRLRSVRAFVQGQNLVTWTDFRGWDPEITGASLVGAQYPALRTITFGLNIGL, encoded by the coding sequence ATGAAACGACTATTACTCTTGTTGTTGATTTTGCTCAATGTACTAAGTTATAGTGCTATGGCGCAAAATAGAACCATTTCCGGGCGAGTAGTCTCGACGGAAGATGGAACAGCACTTCCCGGCGTAAGTGTGGTGGTGAAAGGAACAACCATTGGCGCCAGTACTGATGTAGAAGGACGCTATTCTATTAGTGTGACAGGTTCTCCTACCTTGGTTTTTACCTTCATCGGGTTCACACCTCGTGAAGAGGCGGTAGGTAACAGATCTACTATTGATGTACGCCTAGCTACAGATGCCAAAGCCATTGAGGAAATTGTAGTGACAGGTTATACTACTCAAAATAGAAGAGAAGTTACCGGTTCTGTGGCGACTGTCAAAGCTGAAGAAGTAGCGTTGGTTCCTCTTGCCTCGTTTGACCAAGCTTTGCAAGGTAAGTCGCCTGGTATACTTGTTCAGGCAAACTCAGGCCAACCAGGTGCCGCTGCAAACATCCTAATCAGAGGTAGAGGGTCTATCTTAGGAAGCAATGATCCTCTTTTTGTTTTAGATGGTATTGAAATATCAGCTGGTGATTTTTCAACCTTGAACCCTGCTGATTTTGAAAGCTTTAGCATTTTAAAAGATGCTTCTGCCACTTCTATCTATGGTTCCAGAGGAGCCAATGGTGTTGTGGTAATCACTTCCAAGAAAGGTTTGGCAGGGAAAGCCCGTTTTGAATATAACGTTCAATATGGGTTTTCAAAGGCACCTGAGTCTGGATTGGAGCTCATGAACTCAAATCAGAAATTGGACTATGAAATATCAAGAGGTAATCCATACGATTGGACCGATGAAGACCTTGCCAGATTAAGACAAATCAATACTGATTGGGGTGATGTTTTCTTCCAAACAGGGCGTACGGCAAACCATACCTTAAGTGCCTCTGGTGGTTCAGATAAAACAACTTATTTCATTTCAGGCTCTGTTTTTGATCAAACAGGGACCGTACGTAATACAGGTTTGCAACGGTATACTGGTAGAGCTAACGTAGAAAGTGTGGCAGGGCCATTAACGTTTGGCTTGAATTCTACTTTCGGGTATTCTGAATTGATGAACACCAATGAGAGTGATACCGGCATTGGGACTCCGCTAAATGCCATCAACTGGACCAACCCCTATGAAACCCCTTATGACGAGAATGGAGAATATACGGTAATCACTTCCGGGCAGCCTAATGCGTTACAGGAGCTCCTAGAGAATAGCAATAAGAGGCAGCAATTGAAAGGCGTAGGTAATGTTTACCTAGCGTATGCCGTACCTTTTCTACAGGGACTAACTTTGAGAACTAGCTGGGGTGGAGACTTTAGAGCAGAGGAAAGCGCAATCTTTACAAATCCTACCACTTACACCGGCTCATTTGCTACAGGTGGTTCCGGCAGCTATGGCCGTGGCTACGAAAGAGGGTTCAGATATACCGGAACTACTTCTGCTACTTATTCTACTCAATTTGCTACAGATCATTCTTTGACTGTTGGGTTGTTTAATGAAGTAGTGAGGAATATAGGCCGTACTTTTGAATTTACCGGCTATGGCCTTGGTGGACCTTTCCAGAATGAAGCGGGTATCACGCCAGGAAATGCTTCAAATGGTTTTATCCCTTCTGTTGGAGGTAATGGTGGAGAGAATGCTTTACTTTCTTATTTCACAACCGTTGCTTACGGATTCAAAGACAGATACTTTGTGAATGTTGGCCTTAGGAGAGATGGTTCTTCCCGCTTTGGAGAAAATAGAAAGTATGCCAATTTTGGCTCAGTGGGGTTAAGCTGGATGGTGTCTGATGAACCTTTTATGGAGGGACTATCAAATGTAATTAGTGACTTGAAATTTAAAATCAGTTACGGAACAGCAGGTAACCAGGCAGGTATTACTGACTTCCAATCTAGAGAGTTGTATGGACGGGGCATTTACAGTGGTGGTTTTGGACTAACCCAGCAACAACTTGCCAACCCTGAGCTTCAGTGGGAGAAGAAAGCTACCTTCAACACAGGGATTGAGTTATCTACCCTAGGAGGCAGATTAAGATCTACGGCAGAGTTTTACAATTCCATCACCTCTGAATTGTTCTTAAACAGACAGCTTTCCAGAACAACTGGATTCACTTCTTTAACTTCCAACATAGGTAAGTTACAGAACAGAGGGGTGGAGCTTTCCTTGCAAGGTGATGTCATAAGTTCCAAAAACGTCAACTGGTCTGTCAACGTGAGTTTAACCTATAATCAAAATACGGTAAAAGAACTGGTTGAGAAAGAAGGTGAAGACGATATTGTCACTGGTATACTGATTAACCGTGAAGGTGAATCAATGAACTCTTTGTTCCTGGTTCCATTTGTAGGGGTGAACCCGGCTAATGGAAACGCGCAATACCGCAAATTGAACGGGGAATTAACAGAAACCTATAGTGCGGCTGATCGGGTAATTGTAGGGTCAGCTGAAGTACCTTTCTTTGGCGGATTCGGGTCCTCTCTAAACATCAAAGGAGTTGAACTGAGTGCTTTCTTCAGTTTCCAACGGGGTAATGAAGTGTTTAACAATGATCTCGTAAACGTAACCAATCCGGCTTACTTCTATGATAATATGAGTGTAGAGTTGCTGAAAGAGTGGAAGAAAGCAGGCGACATTACAGATGTTCCTAGAGCTGGAAACCGCTTCCAAAGCAGTACCACCAGATTTGTGGAAGACGGTAACTTCTTGAGACTGCGTAACCTCAATCTGTCCTATACACTTCCTGGTTCTTTGACAAACACTTTAAGACTCAGATCAGTTCGGGCATTTGTACAAGGTCAGAACCTGGTTACCTGGACTGACTTCAGAGGGTGGGATCCGGAAATCACCGGTGCTTCCTTAGTAGGTGCGCAATATCCTGCCCTTAGAACGATTACTTTCGGGTTGAACATCGGGTTGTAA
- a CDS encoding DUF2911 domain-containing protein: MKKKLSLNLVWSFAIALFLLGNTATAQIKMPAASPSSTIKQNIGLADVTVEYSRPSMKGRKIFGDLAPYGRLWRTGANASTKLTFSEEVMLEGNKVPAGTYALYTIPGEKDWTVVIHKNTKHWGDGGKDYKAEEDLVRFKVTPKKTAEKTETFTINFANLTNNGGTMQIMWENTLVPVKITTDVDTKVMSQIQEKVVNGTDVTPALYAAAASYYAENNKDMKQALAWMKQANEKDPKFWTLHQQAKIQAKMKDYKGAAATAQKSIELAKKENNADYVALNEKLLAEIKNK, encoded by the coding sequence ATGAAAAAGAAGTTATCCCTAAACTTGGTATGGTCATTTGCCATTGCCTTGTTCCTGTTGGGCAATACTGCTACTGCCCAGATCAAGATGCCGGCAGCAAGCCCCTCTTCCACCATCAAACAAAATATTGGCCTAGCCGATGTGACTGTTGAGTATTCGCGTCCAAGCATGAAAGGCCGTAAGATCTTTGGTGACCTGGCTCCTTACGGAAGATTGTGGCGCACCGGAGCGAACGCTTCTACTAAATTAACCTTCTCCGAAGAGGTAATGCTGGAAGGCAACAAGGTTCCGGCCGGAACATACGCCTTGTACACCATCCCTGGCGAGAAAGACTGGACTGTTGTCATCCACAAAAACACGAAACACTGGGGAGACGGCGGTAAAGACTATAAAGCCGAAGAAGATCTGGTACGTTTCAAGGTTACTCCTAAGAAAACAGCCGAAAAAACTGAAACCTTCACCATCAACTTCGCTAACCTGACCAACAACGGGGGTACTATGCAAATTATGTGGGAAAACACCTTAGTGCCCGTTAAAATCACGACCGATGTTGACACGAAAGTGATGAGCCAGATCCAGGAAAAAGTGGTGAATGGCACAGACGTAACACCTGCTTTGTATGCTGCGGCAGCTTCTTACTACGCTGAAAACAACAAAGACATGAAACAGGCTTTGGCTTGGATGAAACAGGCCAATGAGAAAGACCCTAAGTTCTGGACCCTGCACCAACAAGCTAAAATCCAGGCAAAGATGAAAGACTACAAAGGTGCTGCGGCTACTGCCCAGAAGTCCATTGAACTAGCCAAAAAGGAAAACAACGCAGATTACGTGGCGCTGAACGAGAAACTATTAGCTGAGATCAAAAACAAGTAA
- a CDS encoding nitroreductase family protein, translating into MDSTFLALQHIIQGRRTIKPPQMNGRLIPDDQIWELLALADWAPTHGYTEPWRFVVYAGEKVSDFCRAHAALYKSQTTPDKYMEVKYEKLLHMGDQASHVMVAYMHRGDLPKIPALEEVAATSCAIQNLLLGATSLGIASYWGSGGMAYHPAMKEMLQLREEDTVLGVLYLGYTDKPVTDGKRTISIEEKVRWM; encoded by the coding sequence ATGGATTCAACTTTTCTGGCGTTACAGCATATCATCCAAGGCCGAAGGACGATTAAGCCTCCCCAAATGAATGGGCGACTTATCCCAGATGACCAGATTTGGGAACTTCTAGCCTTGGCTGATTGGGCACCCACCCACGGGTATACTGAGCCCTGGCGGTTTGTGGTGTATGCCGGAGAGAAAGTGAGCGACTTCTGCCGGGCACACGCGGCTTTGTACAAAAGCCAAACCACGCCAGATAAGTACATGGAGGTGAAGTACGAAAAGCTGCTCCATATGGGAGACCAGGCTTCACATGTTATGGTGGCTTATATGCATAGAGGAGATTTGCCTAAAATTCCAGCTTTGGAAGAAGTAGCTGCTACCTCCTGCGCTATCCAGAACCTTTTATTGGGAGCTACTAGCTTAGGTATTGCCTCTTACTGGGGCTCCGGCGGAATGGCGTACCATCCGGCTATGAAAGAAATGCTGCAATTAAGGGAAGAAGATACGGTGTTGGGCGTTTTGTACCTGGGCTACACCGATAAGCCTGTCACAGATGGCAAACGGACTATTTCCATTGAAGAGAAAGTGCGTTGGATGTAA